The Cognaticolwellia beringensis genome segment GGTCATTTTCGAAGTGAAAGTGATGGCCGTTAAATTTCGTTGCTACCCAAATCTCATGCAAAGGTGCTTGCTTGTTAATAATGATTTTACTGGCATTTTTAAATGTCAGGGTTAACATCCCGCCAACACCTTCATAATCGATATCGTAACCGCAATTTTCGATGGCTTCTTCTACCGCAAGTAAGATATTTTCTGCGGCTAAATTGTATTGACTATCATTCATTAACTGTTCCTTTTTACCTACGCTTTAAGATTGTTTAATCTTTGCTTGGTAATTATTGGTCAAGGGATTATAAAACGTCTATCATGGGAAAAAAATCGAATAAATCAATTATGCGTAAACAAATTGCAATTATTTTCTTCAGTTTGCTTAGTTTAGTAACCATAACAGGCTGCGGCATTAAAGGCCCTTTATACCAAACTCCTGAGCAACAGCAAGAGAACTTACCAAAAACAAGCCAAGAAATTGATAAAAACAGTGATATAACCAATTTAGAGCATTAGGAATAACGACATTGGACTTTTTTAATCGTAAACAACATTCATTATTCGCCGAGCAATGTCCGGTCGCTGAGTTAGCAAAGCAATACGGTACGCCGCTTTATATATATTCACGCGCCACCATTGAGCGCCATTGGCATGCTTTTGATCAAGCGGCTGGAGAGCGACCACACCT includes the following:
- the cyaY gene encoding iron donor protein CyaY, coding for MNDSQYNLAAENILLAVEEAIENCGYDIDYEGVGGMLTLTFKNASKIIINKQAPLHEIWVATKFNGHHFHFENDQWFDKRGSDELWQFLSDAVSKQAEETIVLSAQ
- the lptM gene encoding LPS translocon maturation chaperone LptM, producing the protein MRKQIAIIFFSLLSLVTITGCGIKGPLYQTPEQQQENLPKTSQEIDKNSDITNLEH